The genomic segment TCTTTATTTGCCACAAAAAAATAGGAATTTCAGTTCATGGAAAAATAACTTTACAGAGAAAGGTTACTCCACATAAcacaatattaaaaagaaaatgaatgtagtTAATGACCTTAAATGACTGCTTCTGCCTTGTGACTTAAATGGCATCTGCTATAAAGCATAATACGTAAATATAATGCATTACTGAAAGATCAGTTTTACATCAcacagctaaataaatgttagGTTCCAAAtgatacaaacaacaacaaaatcaacattCAAACTGACATTGTCAACACTTTATATAATGTTGACTAAATAATATcacattattaaaaaacattaacatgatTGAGGACATTGGCTATATAATGGCTTGAGAAAATCATCCTCTCTACAGGGTATAATGCTGAAATTCAAAGGTCGTTAAAAGTGTAACACATGTGAAAGGATTATATATTAGATGTACATTAACATCCACAGGTCTCCATGTTAAAATCTctacatataaaatgtatatcaaAAAAGAACATATCAATATTAAGACCTGAGTTCTGCTGATAGTTCCAAACCAAGACCATGTTTCGGTGATATTTTTTTAAGCAAAGTACACAAATTCtaaaaaatgtatacaaaatGATTGGCTCCTATGTAGAGTAAAAATCTGTTGATGATttcacaaatttaaaaaagaccagtacattttatttcaccataTTGGATGATAATGACCTATAAAACCTATAGTTGAGAGAATTGTTGCTAGAATATCTCAAACAGAAAGCGACTGAAAACATTATCTTCAGCCACTACATTACACAATGCAAACTAGACATTCACATTATTAATGAAATATAAggaaatatttacaatataaaaatatgaattcacCACTTGTaagaattattattaaaatgtaaattatggCTTTTAAGAAACAGTCAAAGGAAATCCAATTTGGTCctattagatttttttccatgtgtcatttgtttgcAGACTTAAATGAACTTggtgttttaaataaaaaaatataatagcTGTTCACTTACAAATATTGAAAAACCAAAATGGTGCGggtttaaaatatttttctcatgtCTGGGTAGACTTTATACAGCTGTGGCAAACTGCTGCCTTCAACATAATATCAAAAATATTATGAATCAATTAGTGAGGAATGTATGCTTGCATGTATTTGGCTGGCCAAAGCAGTGTGTTACAGAATTATGTTACATTGTGTTGCAGCAAAAGTCGAGCCATGTTCAACTTTTTCGCtggatgtctttgttttttgccAGAGCCCCTGTGTCACCACCCTGCTGGGGCCCATGCAATGCTCTCATAGAATGTCACAGAATCTGAAAAATGAGGAGACTGGATGTTTTGACACCGTGCTACTGTCAGTCTGAACATGGCCTCACTGTTCTGAGgtttaaacaacacacagtgacagtgacgcAGCATTTAGTTTCTAAGATCAGACGTCCAATTCTAATGTGGCTCTTTTAAAGCCACATTGTGTAGAATTTGTAAGTCATTATAGAGTCTTGGCAGGTTTTTGTTGGGAGAAAAGACTGTTCAATCCTGGTGAAAACAGGTGTGACACACAGTGTCCCCAGGTCAGATCTGTGGTGAAGGGGGCAGGGAGGCGAAAGgctacattttttaaattgtagatATAGTGGCTTTGAAgcaagactatgtaactttCGCAAAGCGGCCAGCGTGGTcaaaaataacagtaacaggACAATGCCATTCATTATCTATAGCCACTTATCATGTGCAGGGTCATGGGgggctggagcctatcccagctCACATTGGGCAAGAGACGGGGTTCACCTGAACAGGTTTATCACAGGTTACAGGATAatggtaaatgctaaaacatagcacaagtagagaagagtcatTAAGTCAGTAGTTGACTTaatatctacagtatctatAGTTTGCATCAGCCAACATTAACCGCCATAATTCTTCTGTCAAAAGctacatagtctcactttaaagcaagatgaaaaacatacagAGCTTGTCAGTCTGCACTGTAAGAATGTATACTACAGAAGGCCTGCTTACAGTAAAACACTAAGTATgataacatttttgtttcttttgcattttcCCAGTTTTGTGACTGCACACCATTTCACGCATTTTTGTTTCAATGTCAATCATAGTATTCAGAACATCCTAAACTCTGCTGTGACGCTTAGATTTGCGAGTTGGTGTTACCTCAGTACTTTTTCTCTTGCGGAGATTTCTCTTCTGAGATGATTGAGGGCTCCTCTCTTCATCAGACTCTTCTGCTTTTTGAACTTTAGCACTGCAGCATCTGGATTTAGACTGGGGTGTGATTGTTATTGAAGGAACTGACCTCCCTCTTAAAACTCTCGTGCCAATCACTATAGGCTCTACCTCTTCCTCTGACACATTCTGCTCATATTCCTTGTCGTCTTGACTAATACCTGCTGTCTCTACCTCTTCATCTGGATCCAACACTAAATTTAGGATGCCCCCCTTTTCACTAGTACTCTCAATAGCTCCTTTGTCATTCTCTAGGTTTTCTTCTCTACTGCTTTCCTCTCGCTTCTCTATCAGTTCATTGGCAGAACATTCCGCTTTCTTGTTGTCTTTGTCCTCATCTGATCCCACTtcagcctcttcctccttgtcAGTGGCAGCCTCAGTCTCACcttcctcattctcctcctcatcatcatcattttcccTGTAATCCACTCTTGGTCTTTTTCGTATGGATCTTCGTTTTGGAAGTTGGATTTCTCCAGCTTTGTCCTCTTCTTTGTCTGCATCAGTTTTCATTCTCCTTCTGAGACTTCTGCCTTCTACTACTGAGGAGGTATCTTTACCATCTGATAGCTCTTCCTCTGGTAATTCCATTTCTTCTATTGCTGGTTCTTCACCAGCTGGCTCTACCACCCTGTTGTCTATCAAATCAGCTGTTTCCTTATTCTGCTCCTCTGCAGCATCTTCAGCTGGAGGCCCTGTCCCCTGTCCAAAATTTGATCTTTCCTCAGTTTCTGCTTGTTCCTTAGCATATAGCTCTCTTTTTTCAGATGAATCATCAGTCAATTGATGCACTTCTTGTGTTTCCTCATCCTGCAACTGAGTCTCCACTACTCCTTggtctttctgtcttcttgaTCTTTGTGAAGGTGTGACATGTGAGGTTTTTGATTTCCTTAGTGTTCTTGTTGCTGGAGCTTCTTCCTTTGCCACCACAGATGCATCTTCAACTAGTGCCACTAGTACCTCTTTTTCAGCTATTGTAGTGTCAGACCCCACTTCTGTAGCAGCAGTAGATTTTTCTATGACTGtggtttcctcttcctcagctgagTTTGTCTCTTCTGCTTCAGCTGATAAAATCTCGACTGTGTCAGTACCAGTCTCATCAACAGCTGTCACAAGATTGAGGTTGTTGTCCTCCTTTTCAAGCACTACTGCTTCCTCTGTTGATGCAACCTGTATCGGCTTTGCATCTCCTACAGCAGATTCTCCCCCTACTGCACTCTcaatttcttcctcttccacaTCTTTCCCTTTCTTCACCTCCATTTCCAtactctttccttcttcctcagCCTTCTCACATTTCTCCTCAGGCCAGTCCTGCcctgcctcttcttcctctccttcagtTTCTTCAGCAGGAgtagtttcttcttctctctcttcctctagCTGACACTGTGTGCATGCTCTTTTAGATTTACGCCTAGGTGTGGCAGGAGCAGACCTCCCCTTCCTCAGAACTCCTGCTCCTACTGTTGGCTCATCTTTATCTGCACGCTTTTCTACcactgtttttgtatttttggatCTTGGTGTGGCTTTTATTGCCTTCCCACCACTTCTCAGAACTCTTGTTTCAACAGTTGGTGCTTCCTCCACACCAGGAACCTTTCCTTCATCTGTAGTAGGTGTCTCTTCGGCACTTTCCCTAACAGAAGcctctgcctgtctatctgtacATGTCTCTAAAACAGCAAGCTGTTCCTCTTCCACGGTCTCTTGCTCTTTGAGTGATTCCTCTGCCACAACTTCTACTTTTTCCATCTCAACTTCttgctctgttttgtcttctttctgaGCTGCAGCTTCCTCCTCATTGTTCtcttcaatcttctcatttatgctgtcctcttctctctcagcttctTCCAGCACGACTTTGGTCTCCTCTACTTGTATCTCTTCAGCTGGAGTAGTTTtgtcttctccctcttcctctgtctgacacTGTGTGCGGATTCTTTTGGATTTATGTGTGACAGTACACCTTCCCTTCCTCAGAACTCTCTTTTCCACTGCTGGTTCTCCTTCTGTGCTTTTCTCTCTTAttgcctcctcctcttgtttatcatgttgtctttttgtggttttgctTCTTGTTGTGGCTCTCATTGTCTTTTCACCACTTCTAAGACGTCTCGTTTCAATAACTGGTGCTTCCTTTTCCTCAGAAGCGCCCTTTCCCTCGTCGTCCTTTGCTGTCAACAGTGCCTCTTGTGCACTTTCTCCAGCTACAGTTTCTATTACTTCAGATGTGGAGGTTGACTCATCATCAACACTTTTAGCCACATCTTCTTCAGCTGTCTCCTGTGCTATCCCCTCCACTGTGTCTTGTATTGTTATTGCATCTTCCACTTTCTCCTCAAACCCTTCCTCCACCACAACCACCTTCTCCAGCTCAGTTTTTTCTATTCTAACAGAGGAACTAGGAACATGTTTCTCTGGCATTGtttcttccctctgctcttcttctgcctcAGCAGCAGTCTTTTCTACAGGAACACCTTCCTTGATAGCTGCTGTTTCTTCCTGGATGTCATGATGGGTTTTTTTCAGGTCCACTAAAACCACAGTCACTCTTTGAGGAAATGGCACCCCATCTTTCTGGTCTCCACTCTGTTGCTCCTCTGCTGAAGGTGTTGCGTCCTCCTCACTAAGTATAGCGGAGTCAGTGGTGGGTTTGGGTAGTGGTATGTCAGTCTCTCCTTGTTGTACTTCTAAATTATCTGCAGCAGGTGTCACTCCATCTGtgttctcctcttcttcagtcATTGACATTGTACCTTCTGACACTACTTTTTCCACTTCTACAGTAACAAACTGTAGAAGTCTGTCTCTACAAAGAGACTGAACCTTTTCTCCTATCTCCTCCTCATTTGTTTCCTCAatctcttcatctgtcttttctaCAGCTGCTTTCTTAACTGCCTGTTCCTCCTCTACTCCTGTTTCATCAACACTTTTGgattcctcttctcctttttgcTCTTCTCCCTGGATTTGTTCACAGATTCTTCTGGATTTACGCATATGTGTGGCAGAGGCAGATATCCTCCCAAATCTCAGTGTTCTTGTTgtcactgctgttttttctttttcactgtttcctgCTTCTTGTTCATCCGATTGCTTTCTGCtacttgttgttttgtgtcttggTGTAGCAGTCTTTGTTTCACTTCTCAGAGCTCTGGTTGCAACAACTggtgattcttcttcttccaagCACAATGCCTCCTCTACCCCAGCAAGTGGAGGATTCTCTTCCACATAATCTACTACTGGAATGTCTGCAGTTTCAGAGATAtgtgcagatacagacacagactgttTCTCCTCCACTGGAGCAGTTACTGTGATGTCATCCTTTGCCATAGCTTCCATCTCTCGTTCCATCTCAGTCCCTGTTTCTGCTTCATCCACCCTCTTTTCAGTAATATCCTCACCTATGTTatcttcctcctgctgttgGTTGCTTCTACTTATGGATTTGCAGCTTGCTTCAACTGTTTTTCTCCCACCTCTAAGAACTCTCGTTTCAATAACCGGtgcttcttctgcttcactTTTTCCCTCATTCACATTGGCAGattcttccttttctttatcAGAATAGTCTTCTCTAAGCTCTTCTTTCTCGACAGTCTCTGCCTCTGCAGTTGCATTTACAGATATTTCTGtactgttttcctgtttccctccaccctcctcttccaACACAAGCATTTCTGGCTCTGGTGTTTGTTCCTCTGCAACACAACTAGGAACCTCCTTCTCTTCTGCTGCTATCAGCTCCATCTTCACCTTTTCTGGAGCAGCACATTCTCCATCAACGGGTGTTCCTTCGGCCTCCTTTATACTAAGGTGATGGCAGGTTGTTTTCAGGTCCACTAAAATGACGGCGGCTTTCTGAAGCTTGGGGATTTCACAGCCAGTGTCCTTTTCCTGAGGCTCTTCAGCTACTGGTGCGGTAGCCTCATCTAGAACTTCATCAGGTGTTATGGTttctgaagcagcagcaacagtgtcAGGCTCCTGTATCATGTCACCTGCCACTTCCTCCTTATCTGCTTCCATCACTGATacaatctctgtctctcccccagtctcttcctcttcctgtacTTCCTTGCTCTCCTCCATATTCATCCCGCTTGAAGGTATaacatcctctgctgctttcGCTGCCTTTGGAATGGTACCGTCTTCCACAACAGttatctcttcttctgttttgtcaACTGTGTCCTCTTGTTCCACCTGGTGGTGTTCCTCCATCTGTTTGTCCATTGCTTGTTCATCAGCTTTCTCTGCAGAACCACCTGCTTCCAGGTCAGCTTCATCTGTGTGTTCTTCATCTTGTTTCTGATgccttttgctttgttttgtggaCTTAGGTTTAGGAGTGActtcacatctgtctgtcaagGCTCTCTTCTGTACAACAGGGGGCTCCTCTATCCCATCATCAGATACCTCTTGTTTATCCTGTATCACTGACGTTTCTACCTTCACACCCTTTTGATCTTTCTCAGATTCATCTGGTACTTTTTCATCCTCAATTTCCTTCGTAAGTGCAGTTTCTGCTGTGTCTGGAGGCTCTGTGGAACTCCCCTTCACTACAGTGTCTTCCACCCCAGACCCCActtgtttctctgtctcctcttcattTGACAGTTGTTCATCTTCcagttgtttcttttctcttaatCCATCCACTGAAACTACATCCTCGTTTATGGAGGTAATTTCTTGTGGTTCTTCTCCTTCAGTAACAGCTAACTCCTCCACTACTTTCGTTGTAGGAAGTTCATTCTCCTCTGCAACCTCATCAACCTCTTTCTGGAATTCTTCACATATTTTCTGGCTGTGTCGTGTATATTTGCGTTTGGGTGTGGGGGCCGTCATAACAGTTCTTCCTCTCAAAACTTTGGCTGCAGTTTCCTCACTTATCCCCTCCTCTGGCTTGCTGAGCCGCTGAGATCTTCGTCTGAGGGTTTCACCCTGTACAGTTTTTATGGCCTTTACAGAagttcttcctgtttttccagCTTCACCATCCTCTGATGTTACATGTGTTGATAGACTTACCTCATGTTGTGTAAAGCTTTCTTCCGACTTTTCATCAGTGACCTCTCCCACAGTTTCTGCTTCCTTGTATACCTCTAAAACTTCTTCAGAAATCACCAGCATTGCAGTGTCTTTCTTGTGACacttttcctctgcttcctcaaTTTCTGATGCCACATTCTCAACAGTTATCTGTGAGTCATGGGAGGTGAGATCCTGTGTGGCATCATCTTCTACTTGTTGCTCCTCAGTTGAAGGTGCTGATGTAACATCAGCCTCTTCTAGGTCTTGTGAGGCTAGGGCAATGGCTGGTTTGTCTAACATCGTagcttcttcttcgtcttcttcagGTGCAGCATCTAcatcctcttctttttcatcaggatccacactgaacactgaaccctaaaaacaaacaaattaaacattgaATCACGAACACGTTGCTTTACTGGTCATAtcaacaaacatgcaaataGAATTTACATATACACACCTCAGTCTGTACCAATTCAGAGACATTATACAGTTCTGTCTTCAGTTGTGCAGAAACCTGCTCCTCTCTGGGGGTTTCTGCTTCAATATCCTCGATTCTAAAAGATATTTATCACTTGTTAATTTCAAGCATTATATAGTGTTATACAGTGTATAGTTTGATGGTGTGACAACGCAGAGCAGACTCTTTATGAGAGGATGGCAAAACCACTCAAAACCTGATTCTGACAAGATGCCTTGCTTCATATTACAAGCCTCTTGTGATATAGGGCTAAATTGcttcattaacatttttattaattatttccaTCATCACTGTATTAATTAACTGCCTTTGGTTGCAGATTTTTGGTGATGAATGTTCACGTCGTGCCGCTCTGCaccatcaaaacaacaacatggttTCCAGAGacctgtactacgaagcaggatTTTAGGTTAGCAAGGTAACTTATGGGTTAACCCTTTATCAGGCACTGATTGAAATACTTGTAAATtcaaaatttcaaccctagagtgtcaaaattcaaaatttcaaccctagagtgtcatTGCAGGAAACAACAAGACTTctttacttttgtgacttttttacttttgtgacatttttacttttgtgacatttttaaaaatattcaatttttatgttgaaaatcaagatcaatgaAGTTACCATATATGGTTAACCCTGGGTTTTCAGGGATACGATGGTGATTCACTTCTTTCCGGGGT from the Enoplosus armatus isolate fEnoArm2 chromosome 4, fEnoArm2.hap1, whole genome shotgun sequence genome contains:
- the LOC139283842 gene encoding enolase-phosphatase E1-like encodes the protein MTAPTPKRKYTRHSQKICEEFQKEVDEVAEENELPTTKVVEELAVTEGEEPQEITSINEDVVSVDGLREKKQLEDEQLSNEEETEKQVGSGVEDTVVKGSSTEPPDTAETALTKEIEDEKVPDESEKDQKGVKVETSVIQDKQEVSDDGIEEPPVVQKRALTDRCEVTPKPKSTKQSKRHQKQDEEHTDEADLEAGGSAEKADEQAMDKQMEEHHQVEQEDTVDKTEEEITVVEDGTIPKAAKAAEDVIPSSGMNMEESKEVQEEEETGGETEIVSVMEADKEEVAGDMIQEPDTVAAASETITPDEVLDEATAPVAEEPQEKDTGCEIPKLQKAAVILVDLKTTCHHLSIKEAEGTPVDGECAAPEKVKMELIAAEEKEVPSCVAEEQTPEPEMLVLEEEGGGKQENSTEISVNATAEAETVEKEELREDYSDKEKEESANVNEGKSEAEEAPVIETRVLRGGRKTVEASCKSISRSNQQQEEDNIGEDITEKRVDEAETGTEMEREMEAMAKDDITVTAPVEEKQSVSVSAHISETADIPVVDYVEENPPLAGVEEALCLEEEESPVVATRALRSETKTATPRHKTTSSRKQSDEQEAGNSEKEKTAVTTRTLRFGRISASATHMRKSRRICEQIQGEEQKGEEESKSVDETGVEEEQAVKKAAVEKTDEEIEETNEEEIGEKVQSLCRDRLLQFVTVEVEKVVSEGTMSMTEEEENTDGVTPAADNLEVQQGETDIPLPKPTTDSAILSEEDATPSAEEQQSGDQKDGVPFPQRVTVVLVDLKKTHHDIQEETAAIKEGVPVEKTAAEAEEEQREETMPEKHVPSSSVRIEKTELEKVVVVEEGFEEKVEDAITIQDTVEGIAQETAEEDVAKSVDDESTSTSEVIETVAGESAQEALLTAKDDEGKGASEEKEAPVIETRRLRSGEKTMRATTRSKTTKRQHDKQEEEAIREKSTEGEPAVEKRVLRKGRCTVTHKSKRIRTQCQTEEEGEDKTTPAEEIQVEETKVVLEEAEREEDSINEKIEENNEEEAAAQKEDKTEQEVEMEKVEVVAEESLKEQETVEEEQLAVLETCTDRQAEASVRESAEETPTTDEGKVPGVEEAPTVETRVLRSGGKAIKATPRSKNTKTVVEKRADKDEPTVGAGVLRKGRSAPATPRRKSKRACTQCQLEEEREEETTPAEETEGEEEEAGQDWPEEKCEKAEEEGKSMEMEVKKGKDVEEEEIESAVGGESAVGDAKPIQVASTEEAVVLEKEDNNLNLVTAVDETGTDTVEILSAEAEETNSAEEEETTVIEKSTAATEVGSDTTIAEKEVLVALVEDASVVAKEEAPATRTLRKSKTSHVTPSQRSRRQKDQGVVETQLQDEETQEVHQLTDDSSEKRELYAKEQAETEERSNFGQGTGPPAEDAAEEQNKETADLIDNRVVEPAGEEPAIEEMELPEEELSDGKDTSSVVEGRSLRRRMKTDADKEEDKAGEIQLPKRRSIRKRPRVDYRENDDDEEENEEGETEAATDKEEEAEVGSDEDKDNKKAECSANELIEKREESSREENLENDKGAIESTSEKGGILNLVLDPDEEVETAGISQDDKEYEQNVSEEEVEPIVIGTRVLRGRSVPSITITPQSKSRCCSAKVQKAEESDEERSPQSSQKRNLRKRKSTEVTPTRKSKRHSRV